A genomic stretch from Verrucomicrobiota bacterium includes:
- a CDS encoding STAS domain-containing protein, with translation MLDYSYKEDSKELHIMMPIILNSQNRDEIDESISDTLKEATDDWNTLIVDFSNTTLVDSVGLNLIVSLYKKSKYQNYTIKALIKNRAILSALKVTNLDKY, from the coding sequence ATGTTAGATTACTCATACAAAGAAGATTCAAAAGAATTGCACATCATGATGCCTATTATACTAAATAGTCAAAATAGGGATGAAATCGATGAGTCTATTTCGGATACATTGAAAGAGGCGACGGATGACTGGAACACCCTGATTGTGGATTTTTCAAACACGACTCTTGTAGATTCTGTGGGGCTTAATCTCATCGTTTCTCTATACAAAAAAAGTAAATATCAAAATTATACGATCAAGGCGTTGATAAAAAATCGAGCAATACTAAGTGCTTTAAAGGTAACAAATCTGGATAAGTATAT
- a CDS encoding TonB-dependent receptor translates to MIKVVFFIFLAIEISKGNHDVESTDRDHNHIYPTYLPDDDLVTALPDITVNAVSELDQDSLPNSSSVISFSHQSSQAIHDLEEIFSSFPNLSNQHAGSRAFNSIFGMRGLVNTVFFSDSPVAIYLDDIPIGQVVTNSSEVPNLSHVIVKRGHQASHYGLNSEAGVLLQYTNEPENFAQATASALYGSYNQQKYSLGISGPAVNEKLFMGFSGFYERRDGYLYNEFLNTDPDSEEGIGGRIHLRWLLNEYLEFSLISQIENFEGGEQRLSGIGLGTQPFTVSKDREGITVINTNMTGFKIKYTGDYYELLSVTSYRSWDLDPYLVNLTFLPAPAVLQAIDNHQQVWSQELRLSSVGDFKTDLMWSSGLFYSNEDAKWNLARNLTGPGLMDRALNDLESDIYAIFGNISIPIRNDLRMLGGIRLDYRQKELSSHVTTFSGIGAPFHRKGDFINYAPNIGMAYDYDDTLMFYSNLSYNFKAGGFVPFQGSTISTDYASERVLMTDIGFKKSFLENEVLMNGALFYSRVWDYQFERFISSVDYTIINADQVEIWGGEFELTATPIKDLEIGAGLGYSWAVFASHSDAITGASLDNKRVPFVPEYNINLYAEYKHPTGFIGRIDGKFLGSTYYDEMNTELFRQADYGLMDIRVGYESDHWGIYFYGKNITDTLYYGYKQPASNAGTPGAPQTFGIEGKIWY, encoded by the coding sequence ATGATTAAAGTGGTTTTTTTCATTTTTCTAGCAATAGAAATATCAAAAGGCAATCATGATGTTGAGTCTACAGATCGAGACCACAACCACATATATCCGACATATTTACCTGATGATGACTTAGTCACTGCACTTCCAGACATTACCGTAAATGCTGTGAGTGAATTAGACCAAGATTCCTTACCTAACAGCAGCAGCGTCATATCTTTTAGCCATCAAAGCTCTCAAGCAATTCATGACTTGGAAGAAATATTTTCATCATTTCCTAATCTATCAAATCAGCATGCTGGAAGTAGGGCTTTTAATTCTATTTTTGGTATGAGGGGGTTAGTAAATACAGTGTTTTTTTCAGACTCGCCAGTAGCTATTTACTTGGATGATATTCCAATTGGGCAAGTGGTAACCAATTCTAGTGAGGTTCCCAATCTTTCTCATGTCATTGTCAAAAGAGGCCATCAGGCCAGCCATTATGGGCTGAATAGTGAGGCAGGTGTCCTTCTCCAGTATACAAATGAACCCGAAAATTTTGCCCAAGCAACGGCATCGGCATTATATGGAAGCTATAATCAGCAAAAATATTCTCTTGGCATTTCTGGGCCAGCGGTAAATGAAAAACTATTTATGGGCTTTTCGGGGTTTTATGAAAGAAGAGATGGATATTTATACAATGAATTTTTAAATACAGATCCTGATTCGGAAGAGGGAATTGGGGGAAGGATTCATCTTCGCTGGCTTCTTAATGAGTATCTAGAATTCTCCCTCATTTCTCAAATTGAAAACTTCGAAGGTGGAGAGCAAAGATTATCGGGTATTGGTCTAGGTACACAACCATTTACAGTCTCTAAAGATCGGGAAGGGATAACAGTTATTAATACCAATATGACTGGATTCAAGATCAAATATACCGGAGATTATTACGAGCTTTTATCAGTTACCAGTTATCGCTCATGGGATTTGGATCCTTATCTTGTTAATTTAACTTTTTTGCCTGCTCCGGCTGTTTTGCAAGCCATTGATAATCATCAACAGGTTTGGTCACAAGAGCTTCGATTATCTTCAGTCGGAGATTTTAAGACAGACCTCATGTGGTCCTCCGGTCTTTTCTATTCCAATGAAGATGCTAAATGGAATCTAGCACGAAATCTTACTGGCCCAGGTTTAATGGATCGTGCGTTGAATGATTTAGAAAGCGATATCTATGCAATTTTTGGAAATATTTCGATCCCTATTAGAAATGATTTACGTATGTTGGGAGGCATACGGTTGGATTATCGGCAAAAAGAACTATCAAGTCATGTGACTACTTTTTCCGGTATTGGAGCGCCCTTTCATCGAAAGGGCGATTTCATCAATTATGCTCCCAATATAGGTATGGCCTATGATTATGATGATACTTTAATGTTTTATTCTAATTTATCTTATAATTTCAAGGCTGGGGGATTTGTGCCTTTCCAAGGAAGCACGATTTCTACGGATTATGCGTCTGAACGCGTTCTTATGACGGATATCGGATTCAAAAAATCTTTTTTAGAAAATGAGGTTTTGATGAATGGAGCATTATTTTATTCTCGAGTCTGGGATTATCAGTTTGAGAGATTTATCAGTTCTGTTGACTATACCATTATTAATGCAGACCAAGTTGAAATATGGGGTGGAGAGTTCGAGTTGACTGCAACTCCTATTAAAGATTTAGAAATAGGAGCAGGCCTAGGTTACTCGTGGGCTGTATTTGCAAGTCATTCGGATGCCATCACAGGCGCTAGCTTAGATAATAAGCGAGTCCCTTTCGTTCCAGAATACAATATTAATTTGTATGCGGAATATAAACATCCCACTGGGTTCATAGGACGAATTGATGGGAAATTTTTGGGCTCCACCTATTACGATGAAATGAACACAGAACTATTTAGGCAGGCTGACTATGGCCTCATGGATATACGAGTTGGCTATGAAAGTGATCATTGGGGTATTTACTTTTACGGCAAGAATATCACAGATACTTTGTATTACGGATACAAGCAGCCCGCTTCCAATGCCGGTACGCCTGGTGCTCCTCAGACTTTTGGAATAGAGGGTAAAATTTGGTACTAA
- a CDS encoding AMP-binding protein, which translates to MNTSRISDPHLVSLLEKQSSQTPNDDYLFYKKNETYHPLTYSDTWKMVELASSRLLQFNIQKGDRICVIASTSPEWEIINYAILLIGCVTVGIANSSSKDSVQSIVNDCGASLVVYETRSDSDLSKSFRLPSATLRSLIPDLGQGQGLQDRVNRPLLSSDDPATIIYTSGTTGLPKGILYTHEQLLLGARAILNAFPAPRGSNLICWLPLAHMYQRIMNLYGLLLGAKIFFVRDPKFIINECKCVHPYLFSAVPSFYNQIYDEFLKELSMERATSQSIMRKYLSISSYKHFNTHRVAKLLKNTPLTLLKKYRNLLGTKLEYPLTGSAPTPSATLAFFHALGIPLYEGYAMSENTIPISISNPQNYKMETVGRPVVDNHFKISKDGEILVKGRGIFRGYYNDLNSDRFFTSDNYFKTNDLGYLDSQKFLRLTGRKSDIIKTSTGRKIAPTKIEALVQDHPDISHCLVHGNNQKFLIGLIAYGKVSYPPQKDLFQYAEERLTNHIHEINQKLSKQEQVWIWGIIYGSFSIQRKEITPTLKLRRNSIIDNYKQLVSELYQIEMKITEEVSPHFLHHRPS; encoded by the coding sequence ATGAATACCTCGCGAATCTCAGACCCTCATTTAGTTTCACTCTTGGAGAAACAAAGTAGCCAAACGCCTAATGATGACTACCTATTTTACAAAAAGAACGAAACATATCACCCCCTCACTTATAGTGATACCTGGAAAATGGTTGAGCTAGCTTCTTCCAGATTACTGCAGTTTAATATACAAAAGGGAGACCGAATCTGCGTGATCGCTAGCACGTCCCCTGAGTGGGAAATCATTAATTATGCCATCCTCTTAATTGGTTGTGTGACCGTCGGAATAGCTAATAGCTCGAGTAAAGATAGTGTTCAAAGCATTGTGAATGACTGCGGAGCATCCCTCGTTGTTTATGAAACCCGATCCGATAGCGATTTATCCAAGTCCTTTCGGCTACCCTCCGCAACTCTAAGATCACTCATTCCAGATCTTGGACAAGGTCAAGGACTTCAGGATCGAGTAAATAGACCATTGTTAAGCTCGGATGACCCCGCAACCATCATCTACACTTCTGGGACAACTGGATTGCCCAAGGGTATCTTGTACACCCATGAACAGCTTTTGTTAGGAGCTAGAGCTATCCTAAATGCATTCCCAGCACCCAGAGGATCCAACCTTATTTGCTGGCTGCCTTTAGCTCACATGTACCAGCGAATTATGAATCTTTATGGGCTTTTGTTAGGTGCAAAGATCTTCTTTGTTAGGGACCCTAAGTTCATTATAAACGAATGCAAGTGTGTGCATCCTTATTTATTTTCTGCGGTACCTTCCTTTTATAATCAGATCTATGATGAATTTTTAAAAGAGTTGTCGATGGAGCGTGCGACTTCCCAATCTATCATGAGAAAATATTTGAGCATTTCATCTTACAAGCACTTCAACACACACAGGGTGGCAAAATTGCTTAAAAATACTCCCCTGACCCTACTCAAAAAATATCGCAATCTTCTAGGGACAAAGCTTGAATATCCACTAACTGGATCCGCACCAACACCTTCTGCAACATTGGCTTTTTTTCATGCCTTAGGTATACCCCTATATGAAGGCTACGCTATGAGTGAAAACACTATTCCTATCTCAATAAGTAATCCCCAGAACTATAAAATGGAAACCGTGGGCAGACCTGTAGTTGATAACCATTTTAAAATCTCCAAAGATGGAGAAATTCTTGTTAAAGGAAGAGGTATATTCCGTGGTTACTATAACGACTTGAATTCTGACCGGTTTTTTACCTCGGATAACTATTTTAAGACAAATGATCTGGGTTACTTAGATTCTCAAAAATTCCTTCGTCTTACTGGTAGAAAAAGTGATATCATCAAAACTTCTACGGGTAGAAAAATTGCTCCTACCAAGATAGAAGCTCTGGTTCAGGATCACCCCGATATCTCACATTGCTTGGTTCATGGGAATAATCAAAAATTTTTAATAGGCCTTATCGCTTATGGAAAAGTGTCTTATCCTCCTCAGAAAGACTTATTTCAGTATGCAGAAGAAAGGTTGACTAATCATATTCATGAAATTAATCAAAAACTAAGCAAACAAGAACAGGTTTGGATCTGGGGAATCATATATGGCAGCTTTTCTATTCAGCGTAAAGAGATCACCCCCACATTAAAATTGCGTAGAAATAGTATTATTGATAACTACAAACAGCTGGTCAGTGAATTATATCAGATAGAAATGAAAATAACCGAGGAAGTCTCCCCACATTTCCTTCATCACAGGCCCTCATAA
- a CDS encoding SDR family oxidoreductase, whose amino-acid sequence MKTIFITGAAGVIGSSIAEYLLKKTDNSIVLLLRAHSKEHLEERISSLAAFWGLSKTALLKNKRIVLLAGDLSQKKFGLSNEQYKQLSYRVTHIIHSAGHVKLSQTLSEARANSVSLLENVLSFVNDCKHHEFKKVEYISTIGVAGKAPGTIPEKRLYNKHGFNNYYEQAKYECEERLFQEIEEGIPITIHRPSMVVGDSKSGKIINFQIFYYLCEYFSGAYSNGILPDTKLFKLDIIPSDYISKAVTISMDDDLTVGQIFHLCSGNQHAIILNDLNQLVEPSFQSQSKKQPFVIKIPIDLMRLYAKVAPLWIRNTKRKKALAASSYFLPYMKNVQIFNTIMTEKYFKEKNILIPNPKDYITPILSYYMHHKK is encoded by the coding sequence ATGAAAACCATTTTCATCACAGGAGCTGCTGGAGTGATTGGAAGCTCTATAGCTGAGTATCTCTTAAAGAAAACTGATAATTCCATTGTGTTATTACTCAGAGCCCATTCAAAAGAGCACTTAGAGGAGAGAATTTCGTCTCTGGCAGCATTTTGGGGCCTATCAAAAACAGCACTCCTAAAAAACAAAAGAATTGTCCTATTGGCAGGAGATCTTAGTCAAAAGAAATTTGGCCTTTCTAATGAGCAATATAAGCAACTTAGCTACAGGGTGACCCACATAATTCATTCTGCAGGCCATGTAAAACTTAGTCAAACCTTGTCTGAGGCAAGGGCCAACAGTGTCTCTCTCTTAGAGAACGTATTGTCCTTTGTAAATGATTGTAAACATCATGAGTTCAAAAAAGTTGAATATATCAGCACGATTGGGGTAGCAGGCAAAGCTCCAGGTACCATTCCCGAAAAAAGGCTCTATAATAAACATGGTTTTAACAACTATTATGAGCAAGCAAAATATGAGTGCGAAGAAAGGTTGTTCCAGGAGATAGAAGAGGGGATTCCAATTACCATTCATCGACCCAGCATGGTTGTAGGAGACTCTAAATCCGGGAAGATTATTAATTTTCAAATTTTCTATTATCTCTGCGAATATTTTTCTGGGGCTTATTCAAATGGCATACTACCCGATACAAAATTATTCAAACTTGATATTATTCCGTCAGACTATATCTCAAAAGCAGTGACAATTTCCATGGATGATGATCTCACAGTAGGTCAAATTTTTCATTTATGCTCGGGGAACCAACATGCCATTATACTAAACGATTTAAATCAGCTAGTTGAACCCTCGTTTCAAAGTCAGTCAAAAAAACAGCCTTTTGTAATCAAAATCCCTATAGATCTCATGAGACTGTATGCGAAAGTAGCTCCCTTATGGATCCGCAACACTAAGAGAAAAAAAGCTCTAGCCGCTAGCTCTTATTTTCTCCCTTACATGAAAAACGTCCAAATCTTTAATACAATTATGACGGAAAAATACTTTAAAGAAAAAAATATACTTATACCGAATCCCAAAGATTATATAACCCCTATCCTAAGCTACTACATGCATCATAAAAAATAA
- a CDS encoding beta-ketoacyl-[acyl-carrier-protein] synthase family protein translates to MVYNKNRVVVTGLGVLAPNGIGINPFWRTLIEGKSSIGTVTHFDASKLKSRIAGEIKNFKPEDYIPKKSKPHRLARHTQLAIAASLLAIKDATLTSELLAEFAPILVLTGVSTSALDLLYRSASTMEKHGYSHATPYVVSGTPPQAIASSISDLINVRCQSVTVSTACAAGLDAIGQAYQEIKSGKAEIAVTGGADAPISPVPFANLAAAGMASSQNNAPEKASRPFDAKRDSGIISEGAGIVILENLETAIARGNRPYLEIKGYASNMDTDSSQPASGLAGAMEMALANAAKTYLDIDYISAWGPSHPILDRVETEMIKKIFHKKAYSIPVSSIKGVIGNPLAAAGAIQLISCALAIRNKEIPPTANYEFPDEYCDLDYVPVKSRKINIRSALVNAHGIGGGNSSLIVESFES, encoded by the coding sequence ATGGTTTATAATAAAAATAGAGTCGTTGTTACTGGTTTGGGTGTTTTAGCTCCTAATGGTATTGGCATCAATCCATTTTGGAGAACTTTAATTGAAGGGAAAAGTTCGATCGGAACAGTAACACACTTTGATGCTAGTAAGCTGAAATCGCGTATTGCAGGTGAAATAAAAAATTTTAAGCCAGAAGATTATATTCCCAAGAAATCTAAGCCTCATCGACTCGCTCGGCATACTCAGCTTGCCATTGCTGCAAGTTTACTAGCCATTAAAGATGCAACGCTGACATCTGAATTATTAGCGGAATTTGCTCCAATACTTGTTCTAACAGGGGTTAGCACAAGTGCTCTTGATTTGCTTTATAGATCGGCTAGCACCATGGAGAAGCATGGCTATAGCCATGCGACCCCTTATGTTGTCAGTGGAACTCCCCCGCAGGCTATTGCCAGCTCTATTTCAGACTTAATTAACGTGCGCTGTCAAAGTGTCACTGTTTCTACGGCATGTGCGGCAGGTTTAGACGCCATCGGCCAGGCCTATCAGGAAATTAAAAGCGGAAAAGCGGAAATCGCTGTTACAGGAGGCGCCGACGCTCCCATTTCGCCAGTTCCTTTTGCAAATTTAGCTGCAGCAGGTATGGCCTCTTCCCAAAATAATGCCCCTGAAAAGGCTAGCAGGCCCTTTGATGCCAAAAGGGATTCAGGTATCATCTCTGAAGGAGCAGGCATTGTGATTTTAGAAAATCTTGAAACCGCAATAGCTAGAGGAAACAGGCCTTACTTAGAAATCAAAGGGTATGCCTCCAACATGGATACAGATTCAAGTCAACCTGCTTCAGGACTTGCTGGTGCTATGGAGATGGCTCTTGCAAATGCAGCAAAAACCTATTTAGACATTGATTATATTTCCGCTTGGGGGCCAAGTCATCCTATACTTGATAGGGTAGAAACCGAAATGATTAAAAAAATTTTTCATAAGAAAGCCTATAGTATTCCTGTTAGTTCCATTAAGGGGGTGATTGGTAATCCTCTTGCCGCCGCCGGTGCAATTCAATTAATATCTTGCGCACTGGCCATAAGAAATAAAGAAATACCACCCACGGCAAACTATGAATTTCCCGATGAGTACTGTGATCTGGATTACGTTCCAGTAAAAAGCCGTAAGATCAATATCCGTTCTGCGCTTGTCAATGCTCATGGAATCGGCGGTGGCAATAGTTCTTTGATTGTCGAAAGCTTTGAGTCATGA
- a CDS encoding ATP-binding protein, producing the protein MSTLTLILIGAIILNLSISLIVYLNNPKRGTNQQFLTLGFAITGWLTTYAFIFSQTSPGGAAFWIQTSGAIGSFVVVAFNLLRLAILFPNLSIFKLYQKSFFWLVLYLLTAIYCYTPLYIQGAIIPKEGVPNIVHGQASLWLLLYFLISLSFLIKNIIYNIRSTQGIQKEELKYVLTGLVSLLCVGIFLAVLLPRITQHYQSTILAPLWVILMNSFIAYGIATKEIMDVGGIFRRILAYAILLAYLLIVYTTTWWVSSMVLNFFDGKSSFTPHLIAAVISVLSMSRAKSFLQVFVNKLFINIHEIDLKQEIQKVDSILPQITTTKDLLEKVSQGLTRSAGTDKISIFLFNQGHLQNVYSTFIKPHNTSFDVEAPLPSILRKTQTPLHRQLIPRFKPSKELTIIDQLLSELDASLAIGIHTKGEIKGLILMAERLSGKMYTRSDLEALQILTNRIATALENAQLYTAVENAKIYNDILLENLVSGIIAIDNSKEVKILNAEAQRLLDQNLSSTNNLVTQDLPDAIQGFIKEIYLNKQEKARNEIELVSENGITRYLQIGGSILKDQTGGNLGTILILHDVSAIKELEQHVKHSEKLATIGKLSASMVHEIKNPLVAIKTFTQLIPERRNDEEFIKSFSHLVGKEVDRIEKTIKGLLEYTKPSKPYFQTISLHLVLKEVTSLLNAQISKHRIQLSLALNAEDDFIKADQDQLKQIFVNLLLNSCDAMKEEGKILIITHPQKNSTRASRKAIKMTIEDNGEGIPKENLENIFDPFFTTKRTGTGLGLSLTYNLVMAHNGKIRVESAMSRGTSFHLEFPLKNKANRNE; encoded by the coding sequence ATGAGTACTCTCACGCTGATATTAATAGGCGCGATTATATTAAATCTCTCCATCTCACTGATCGTTTATTTGAACAACCCTAAAAGAGGAACAAACCAACAATTCTTGACGCTCGGTTTTGCCATTACCGGTTGGCTAACAACTTATGCATTTATATTCTCACAAACATCTCCAGGGGGTGCGGCGTTTTGGATTCAAACCTCAGGAGCTATTGGCAGTTTTGTTGTCGTAGCCTTTAATCTTCTACGTTTGGCTATTTTATTTCCTAATCTATCCATCTTTAAACTCTATCAAAAATCATTCTTCTGGCTCGTCCTCTACCTTTTAACTGCTATCTACTGCTATACACCTTTGTATATTCAAGGCGCTATCATACCGAAAGAAGGAGTGCCTAACATTGTTCATGGTCAAGCTTCCTTATGGTTGTTACTGTATTTTTTGATTTCCTTAAGTTTTTTAATCAAAAACATTATTTACAACATTAGGTCAACCCAAGGCATACAAAAAGAGGAGCTTAAATATGTTCTGACTGGGTTGGTTTCACTTTTATGTGTAGGGATTTTTCTTGCAGTGTTATTACCAAGAATCACGCAACACTACCAATCCACTATCCTTGCACCTCTTTGGGTTATTCTCATGAATAGCTTTATTGCCTATGGTATTGCGACAAAAGAAATCATGGATGTTGGCGGTATTTTCCGACGAATACTGGCTTATGCCATCCTATTAGCTTATTTGCTTATTGTCTATACCACTACGTGGTGGGTTTCTTCCATGGTATTGAATTTCTTTGATGGCAAGAGTTCCTTTACTCCCCATTTAATTGCTGCGGTTATTTCTGTCTTGTCCATGAGTAGGGCTAAAAGCTTTCTTCAAGTATTCGTTAATAAACTATTTATCAACATTCATGAAATTGATCTGAAACAAGAAATTCAAAAAGTGGATAGCATACTGCCCCAAATCACCACAACAAAGGACTTGCTTGAAAAAGTCTCACAGGGACTAACCCGCTCTGCAGGAACAGATAAAATATCCATCTTTCTTTTTAACCAAGGTCATTTACAAAATGTCTATTCAACATTCATTAAACCTCATAATACCTCATTCGATGTTGAAGCCCCTTTACCTAGCATACTAAGAAAAACTCAAACGCCTCTGCATAGGCAACTCATCCCTCGCTTCAAGCCTAGTAAAGAGCTTACAATTATTGATCAACTTCTCAGTGAACTAGATGCCTCACTGGCCATAGGCATTCATACTAAAGGCGAAATAAAGGGTCTCATTCTCATGGCTGAACGCCTATCTGGCAAAATGTATACACGTAGCGATCTAGAGGCACTGCAAATTCTAACGAACCGCATCGCGACCGCTTTAGAAAATGCACAGCTTTATACAGCAGTTGAAAATGCCAAAATTTATAACGATATTCTACTGGAGAATCTCGTTAGTGGAATTATCGCTATAGACAATTCCAAAGAAGTAAAAATTCTTAATGCAGAAGCTCAGAGACTACTCGACCAAAATCTTTCTTCTACCAATAATCTGGTGACGCAGGATCTCCCTGATGCTATCCAAGGGTTTATAAAAGAAATTTATCTGAATAAACAGGAAAAGGCTAGAAACGAGATTGAATTAGTATCAGAAAATGGAATCACTCGCTATTTACAAATCGGAGGCTCCATACTTAAAGATCAAACAGGAGGTAATCTCGGAACTATCCTCATTTTACATGATGTATCAGCCATTAAAGAACTCGAGCAGCATGTAAAGCATTCTGAGAAACTTGCTACCATAGGCAAACTTTCTGCAAGCATGGTCCATGAAATAAAGAATCCTTTGGTTGCTATCAAAACATTTACACAACTTATTCCAGAACGAAGGAATGATGAGGAATTTATTAAGTCATTTTCTCATCTTGTGGGAAAGGAAGTAGATAGAATTGAAAAAACGATCAAAGGTCTGCTGGAGTACACAAAGCCATCGAAACCTTATTTCCAAACTATCAGTCTTCATCTTGTGCTCAAAGAGGTTACTAGCCTTCTCAATGCTCAGATAAGTAAACACCGAATTCAATTATCACTGGCATTGAACGCGGAAGATGACTTTATCAAAGCCGACCAAGACCAACTCAAACAAATATTTGTAAACCTTCTCCTTAACTCATGTGACGCCATGAAAGAAGAAGGTAAGATCTTGATCATTACTCACCCTCAAAAAAACTCCACCAGAGCTTCTCGCAAGGCTATCAAGATGACCATAGAAGATAATGGAGAGGGTATCCCTAAAGAAAACCTTGAAAACATTTTTGATCCTTTTTTTACTACTAAACGAACTGGAACTGGATTGGGACTTTCTCTAACGTACAATCTCGTCATGGCCCATAATGGTAAGATACGAGTAGAAAGTGCAATGAGTCGGGGAACCTCTTTTCATTTAGAATTTCCTCTGAAAAACAAAGCTAATAGAAATGAATAG
- a CDS encoding sigma-54 dependent transcriptional regulator, protein MKHILVVDDEEGSRESLKAIFWNSYQVITTESAEKAVNYLKDRTFDLVILDILLPEKDGMQFLKEVRSLYPDVPVIMVSAVTSTKTMAEAIRLGAVDFISKPFEVHDVRTIAERAIAYSGMMRQIEVTRREKSLDYSKNSLIGETIAIRQVRDKAAQLASKQAPILILGESGTGKKLFVRHVHSTSQRSSHPLIILPCSSLPESMIEEEIFGRHSHSANTFELETLGRLDLAKSSTLLIQDVHVLSETLQQKLIDVTLNGSFRRVGGIQEIQTTASLAFTSASTDLDTFFNRQISEMYPNSIVLIPSLRDRKEDLALLSYFFLNSFKQTHSVAMSDIEIGATELIRKYNWPGNVKELKDTIEHIASIYPDQDCLKIEHLPCEIKNRIPLSITPSKAPNELRSLKHAVNELQRDLIIKALHKANGKQVGAAKILRTTPRILKTRMKQLNIQTIIK, encoded by the coding sequence ATGAAACATATCTTAGTTGTAGACGACGAAGAAGGAAGTAGAGAGTCACTCAAGGCAATTTTTTGGAATTCTTACCAAGTCATTACTACAGAATCTGCTGAAAAAGCTGTTAATTATCTTAAAGATAGAACTTTTGATCTAGTCATTTTGGACATCTTACTGCCCGAGAAGGATGGTATGCAATTTCTAAAGGAGGTGAGGAGCCTCTATCCAGATGTACCTGTGATCATGGTCAGTGCTGTTACCTCCACCAAGACCATGGCTGAAGCTATCAGGCTTGGAGCAGTCGATTTTATCAGTAAACCCTTTGAAGTTCACGATGTGAGAACTATAGCAGAACGAGCAATTGCATACTCTGGCATGATGCGACAAATCGAAGTAACTCGTAGAGAAAAATCCTTAGATTACTCTAAAAATTCACTCATTGGTGAAACTATTGCCATTCGCCAAGTGCGAGATAAAGCCGCTCAACTAGCTTCAAAGCAAGCACCTATTCTCATACTCGGAGAAAGTGGAACCGGAAAAAAATTATTTGTCCGGCATGTTCACTCTACAAGCCAGAGAAGCTCTCACCCACTTATTATCCTACCCTGTTCTTCGCTTCCTGAAAGCATGATCGAAGAGGAAATATTTGGCAGACATAGCCATAGTGCAAATACATTTGAACTTGAAACGCTTGGTAGACTTGACCTTGCAAAATCAAGCACCTTGCTGATTCAAGACGTTCATGTCTTATCAGAAACTCTTCAACAAAAACTAATAGATGTTACATTGAACGGCTCATTCAGAAGAGTTGGAGGTATCCAAGAAATTCAAACGACCGCATCTCTTGCATTCACAAGCGCCTCCACGGATCTGGATACATTTTTTAATCGTCAAATCTCGGAAATGTATCCCAATAGTATTGTCCTGATCCCGTCTCTAAGAGATCGAAAAGAGGACTTAGCTCTACTATCTTACTTTTTCTTGAACTCCTTCAAGCAAACACACTCCGTTGCTATGTCGGATATAGAAATCGGTGCTACAGAATTAATTAGAAAATATAACTGGCCCGGAAACGTCAAAGAATTAAAAGATACTATTGAGCATATCGCCTCGATCTACCCAGATCAGGATTGCTTGAAAATTGAGCATCTCCCCTGTGAGATCAAGAACAGAATTCCTTTATCTATAACGCCAAGTAAAGCACCCAATGAGCTAAGAAGCCTAAAGCATGCGGTTAATGAATTGCAGCGAGATCTGATTATCAAGGCTCTCCATAAAGCTAACGGAAAACAAGTCGGTGCTGCAAAAATACTAAGAACCACTCCACGTATACTCAAAACCCGAATGAAACAACTGAATATTCAGACCATCATTAAGTGA